A genomic stretch from Caulobacter sp. FWC2 includes:
- a CDS encoding sterol desaturase family protein translates to MLDTLLPFASNWLASMWADVTRYVIFSVGVWLVLWVALAIPLAGRKIRDSRPPARQLLTEFATSIRSIAIFSTLGLLTFGLFRAGWLPGPYIAKSWGPVWFWTSLVLMIVAHDAWFYWTHRLIHDRRLFRRFHRRHHRSNNPSPFTAYSFDLGEAFINGVFVPLWMIVVPTQWPVIGLFMLHQIVRNTIGHSGYELFPARNDGRPLFPFLTTVTHHDLHHAQAGWNYGLYFTFWDRVMGTEHPEYLKRFAAVTAKKPKKDKDSELEATSRPSPA, encoded by the coding sequence ATGCTCGACACCCTCCTCCCCTTCGCCAGCAATTGGCTGGCCAGCATGTGGGCCGACGTCACGCGTTACGTGATCTTCTCGGTCGGCGTCTGGCTGGTGCTATGGGTCGCCCTGGCGATCCCGCTGGCGGGCCGCAAGATCCGCGACAGCCGCCCGCCCGCGCGCCAGTTGCTGACCGAGTTCGCGACCTCGATCCGTTCGATCGCCATCTTCTCGACCCTGGGCCTTTTGACCTTCGGCCTGTTCCGCGCCGGCTGGCTGCCGGGGCCCTATATCGCCAAGAGCTGGGGGCCGGTCTGGTTCTGGACCAGCCTCGTCCTGATGATCGTGGCCCACGACGCCTGGTTCTACTGGACGCACCGGCTGATCCACGACCGCCGCCTGTTCCGGCGCTTCCATCGCCGGCACCACCGGTCGAACAATCCCTCGCCGTTCACCGCCTACAGCTTCGACCTGGGCGAGGCCTTCATCAACGGCGTGTTCGTGCCGCTGTGGATGATCGTGGTTCCCACCCAGTGGCCCGTGATCGGCCTGTTCATGCTGCACCAGATCGTCCGCAACACGATCGGCCACTCGGGTTACGAGCTGTTCCCCGCCCGCAACGACGGCCGGCCGCTGTTCCCGTTCCTGACGACCGTGACCCATCACGACCTGCACCACGCCCAGGCGGGCTGGAACTACGGCCTCTACTTCACCTTCTGGGACAGGGTCATGGGCACCGAGCACCCGGAGTATCTGAAGCGCTTCGCGGCCGTGACCGCCAAAAAGCCGAAGAAGGACAAGGACAGCGAGCTGGAGGCTACCAGCCGACCTTCACCAGCTTGA
- a CDS encoding AraC family transcriptional regulator, with protein sequence MIDLAHIDLSGLELGLRGVAMGAFAATGVSMAASRNMTPTRWVGVLLMACAIAHGFESHFYYTTHLHFSLLTWFLSSMAAGVLWLFCSVLFEDEPKIPPWRFAVPAAVIALWIPGALLPPSHARAVAWWIFAAVSLAINMHILLMTWRGWRIDLVERRRHLRAPIAAAATGYMLVQTLCDFGLGKGPVLPSLIQAIALGALGVGSALALLRAEPVLVQASPAAGEPPVVKPVETLDLTPADRLVLARLDKAMNENEVWRGEDLSIGALAALVGAPEHRLRKLINGTLGHRNFADYVNGRRIEAAKVALADPEQALKSVSTIAYDLGFASLGPFNRAFRAATGVTPTAWRQDVTPAHPQLRLVETGEGRSKSDKRA encoded by the coding sequence ATGATCGACCTCGCCCATATCGACCTCTCCGGCCTGGAGCTGGGGCTGCGCGGCGTCGCCATGGGCGCCTTCGCCGCCACCGGCGTTTCCATGGCCGCCAGCCGCAACATGACGCCGACGCGCTGGGTCGGCGTGCTGCTGATGGCCTGCGCCATAGCCCACGGCTTCGAGAGCCATTTCTACTACACGACACACCTGCATTTCAGCCTGCTGACCTGGTTCCTCAGCTCCATGGCCGCCGGAGTGCTCTGGCTGTTCTGCTCGGTGCTGTTCGAGGACGAGCCGAAAATCCCGCCCTGGCGCTTCGCCGTGCCCGCAGCGGTCATAGCGCTGTGGATTCCTGGCGCGCTTCTGCCGCCGTCACACGCGCGCGCGGTCGCCTGGTGGATCTTCGCCGCCGTCTCGCTGGCGATCAACATGCATATCCTGCTGATGACCTGGCGCGGCTGGCGGATCGACCTCGTGGAGCGCCGCCGGCATCTGCGCGCGCCGATCGCGGCGGCGGCGACGGGCTACATGCTCGTCCAGACCCTATGCGACTTCGGCCTGGGGAAAGGTCCCGTCCTGCCCAGCCTGATCCAGGCTATCGCCCTGGGCGCCCTGGGCGTCGGCTCGGCCCTGGCCCTGCTGCGCGCCGAGCCGGTGTTGGTCCAGGCCTCGCCCGCCGCCGGCGAGCCGCCCGTGGTCAAGCCCGTCGAGACCCTCGACCTCACCCCCGCCGACCGCTTGGTCCTGGCCCGCCTGGACAAGGCGATGAACGAGAACGAGGTCTGGCGCGGCGAGGACCTGTCGATCGGCGCGCTCGCCGCCCTGGTCGGCGCGCCCGAGCACCGCCTGCGCAAGCTGATCAACGGCACGCTGGGCCACCGCAACTTCGCCGACTACGTCAACGGCCGGCGGATCGAGGCGGCCAAGGTCGCCCTGGCCGATCCGGAGCAGGCGCTGAAGTCGGTCTCGACCATCGCCTACGACCTGGGTTTCGCCTCGCTGGGACCGTTCAACCGCGCCTTCCGCGCCGCCACCGGCGTCACCCCGACCGCCTGGCGCCAGGACGTCACGCCCGCCCACCCGCAACTTCGGCTGGTCGAAACCGGCGAAGGTCGGTCGAAAAGCGACAAACGAGCCTGA
- a CDS encoding peroxiredoxin, whose product MSRLLAGITAAALTLAATSPALAALKVGDKAPDFTAGAALAGKDFQFNLAKALKKGPVVLYFFPAAYTSGCTAEAHEFAEATPEFEKLGATVIGVTAGNVDRIKDFSKEHCRDKFAVAAADKALIKSYDVALMVKPDWSNRTSYVIAPDGKILMSYTDGNFAGHVTNTMDAVKAYKAKK is encoded by the coding sequence ATGTCTCGCCTCCTCGCCGGTATCACCGCGGCCGCCCTGACGCTCGCCGCCACCTCACCCGCCCTCGCCGCCCTCAAGGTCGGCGACAAGGCCCCTGACTTCACCGCCGGCGCCGCCCTGGCCGGCAAGGACTTCCAGTTCAACCTGGCCAAGGCCCTGAAGAAGGGCCCGGTGGTCCTGTACTTCTTCCCGGCCGCCTACACGTCGGGCTGCACCGCCGAGGCCCACGAGTTCGCCGAGGCCACGCCCGAGTTCGAAAAGCTGGGCGCCACGGTGATCGGCGTCACGGCCGGCAATGTCGACCGCATCAAGGACTTCTCCAAGGAGCACTGCCGCGACAAGTTCGCCGTGGCCGCCGCCGACAAGGCGCTGATCAAGAGCTACGACGTGGCGCTGATGGTGAAGCCGGACTGGTCGAACCGCACGTCCTACGTGATCGCCCCGGACGGCAAGATCCTGATGTCCTACACCGACGGCAACTTCGCCGGCCACGTCACCAACACCATGGACGCGGTGAAAGCCTACAAGGCCAAGAAGTAG
- a CDS encoding group II truncated hemoglobin: MSSQEIETPSLSAWAGGPERFEVLFSTFYARVPDDPVLAPVFAGMDPRHAQHVAAFVGEVFGGPKAYTEAGGSHAAMIRKHLGRHLTETQRKAWVALMLDTADAVGLPVDPEFRAAFVGYLEWGTRLAVINSAEGVAEPEDDPPMPVWGWGPPGGPWLG; this comes from the coding sequence ATGTCGTCCCAGGAAATTGAGACGCCGAGCCTGTCCGCTTGGGCTGGCGGTCCCGAGCGGTTCGAGGTCTTGTTCTCGACCTTCTACGCCAGGGTTCCCGACGACCCGGTCCTGGCGCCGGTCTTCGCCGGCATGGATCCCCGGCACGCCCAGCACGTGGCGGCCTTTGTCGGCGAGGTGTTCGGAGGTCCCAAGGCCTATACCGAGGCCGGCGGCAGCCATGCGGCGATGATCCGCAAGCATCTGGGGCGTCACCTGACGGAGACCCAGCGCAAGGCCTGGGTGGCGCTGATGCTGGACACCGCCGACGCGGTGGGTCTGCCCGTCGATCCGGAGTTTCGCGCCGCCTTCGTCGGCTATCTGGAGTGGGGAACGCGGCTGGCGGTGATCAATTCCGCCGAAGGCGTCGCCGAGCCCGAGGACGATCCGCCCATGCCGGTCTGGGGCTGGGGCCCGCCCGGCGGGCCCTGGCTGGGATGA
- the fabD gene encoding ACP S-malonyltransferase, whose product MSIAFIFPGQGSQSVGMGVDLAAAFASAREVFQEVDDALGQKLFALMKEGPEGDLTLTENAQPALMAVSLAVTRTLEKEFGVGIDRAAFVAGHSLGEYSALAAAGAITLADTARLLKLRGQAMQRAVPVGEGAMASLIGPKTDLALAEAAAAAGSEVGVCVVANDNNNGNVVISGAKAAVDKAIEKAKELGARAIPLNVSAPFHCPLMQPAADEMAEALSKTTIIAPRTPLVANVTAAPVHDPDVIRKLLVEQVTGRVRWRESMTWLAGEGGITRFAEAGAGKVLSGMAKRIAPDSEATPLNTPADLEAFAASL is encoded by the coding sequence ATGAGCATCGCCTTCATTTTTCCCGGCCAGGGCAGTCAGTCGGTCGGTATGGGCGTCGATCTCGCCGCGGCTTTCGCCAGCGCTCGCGAGGTCTTCCAGGAAGTCGACGACGCCCTGGGCCAGAAGCTGTTCGCGCTGATGAAGGAAGGTCCCGAAGGCGACCTGACTTTGACCGAGAACGCCCAACCAGCCTTGATGGCCGTCAGTCTGGCGGTCACCCGGACCCTGGAAAAGGAATTCGGCGTCGGCATCGATCGCGCCGCCTTCGTGGCCGGTCACAGCCTGGGTGAATACTCGGCTCTGGCCGCCGCTGGCGCTATCACGCTCGCCGATACCGCCCGCCTGCTGAAGCTGCGCGGCCAGGCCATGCAGCGCGCCGTGCCGGTGGGCGAGGGCGCGATGGCCTCGCTGATCGGTCCGAAGACCGATCTGGCCCTAGCCGAAGCGGCCGCCGCCGCCGGCTCGGAAGTGGGCGTCTGCGTCGTGGCCAACGACAACAACAACGGCAATGTCGTGATCTCCGGCGCCAAGGCCGCCGTCGACAAGGCCATCGAGAAGGCCAAGGAGCTGGGCGCGCGAGCCATCCCGCTGAACGTCTCCGCGCCCTTCCACTGCCCGCTGATGCAGCCGGCGGCCGACGAGATGGCCGAGGCCCTCTCCAAGACCACCATCATCGCCCCGCGCACGCCGCTGGTGGCCAATGTCACCGCCGCCCCGGTCCACGACCCGGACGTCATCCGCAAGCTGCTGGTCGAGCAGGTCACCGGCCGCGTCCGCTGGCGCGAAAGCATGACCTGGCTGGCTGGCGAAGGCGGCATCACCCGTTTCGCCGAAGCCGGCGCTGGCAAGGTGCTCTCGGGCATGGCCAAGCGCATCGCCCCGGACTCCGAGGCGACCCCGCTGAACACGCCCGCCGATCTCGAAGCCTTCGCGGCCTCGCTCTAG
- the fabG gene encoding 3-oxoacyl-[acyl-carrier-protein] reductase, producing MFDLTGKTALVTGATGGIGGAIAKALHDQGAHVVLSGTRESALSELAAQFGERVSFVAANLSDSAAVDGLVAKAEEAAGAPLDILIANAGVTRDGLLVRMKDEDWETVIKVNLEGYFRLARAAAKGMMKRRAGRIIGITSVVGVTGNPGQTNYAASKAGMIGFSKALAQELASRGVTVNCVAPGFIASPMTDSLNDQQKAGILATIPAGKLGEGSDIAAACVFLASDQAGYVTGQTLHVNGGMAMI from the coding sequence ATGTTCGATCTGACCGGCAAGACCGCTCTCGTCACCGGCGCCACCGGCGGCATCGGCGGCGCCATCGCCAAGGCCCTGCACGACCAGGGCGCCCATGTCGTGCTCTCGGGCACCCGCGAATCAGCACTTTCGGAGCTGGCCGCCCAGTTCGGCGAGCGCGTCTCGTTCGTCGCCGCGAATCTGTCCGACTCGGCCGCCGTCGACGGTCTGGTCGCCAAGGCCGAGGAAGCCGCCGGCGCGCCGCTGGACATCCTGATCGCCAATGCGGGCGTCACCCGCGACGGCCTGCTCGTCCGCATGAAGGACGAGGACTGGGAGACCGTGATCAAGGTCAATCTGGAAGGCTATTTCCGCCTGGCCCGCGCGGCCGCCAAGGGCATGATGAAGCGCCGCGCCGGCCGCATCATCGGCATCACCTCGGTGGTCGGCGTGACCGGCAACCCCGGCCAGACCAACTACGCGGCCTCCAAGGCCGGCATGATCGGCTTTTCCAAGGCCTTGGCCCAGGAACTGGCCAGCCGTGGCGTGACGGTCAACTGCGTGGCCCCCGGCTTTATAGCCAGCCCGATGACCGACTCGCTGAACGATCAGCAGAAGGCCGGCATCCTGGCGACCATTCCCGCCGGCAAGTTGGGCGAGGGCAGCGATATCGCCGCCGCGTGCGTTTTCCTGGCCAGCGACCAGGCCGGCTACGTCACCGGCCAGACCTTGCACGTCAACGGCGGCATGGCCATGATCTGA
- a CDS encoding acyl carrier protein — protein sequence MSDILERVRKIVIEHLDADPEKVTEKASFIDDLGADSLDNVELVMAFEEEFDIEIPDDAAEHIQTVGDAVKFITEKTA from the coding sequence ATGTCCGACATTCTCGAGCGCGTGCGTAAGATCGTCATCGAACACCTGGATGCCGATCCCGAGAAGGTCACCGAGAAGGCTTCCTTCATCGATGACCTGGGCGCCGACAGCCTCGACAACGTTGAGCTGGTGATGGCGTTCGAAGAAGAGTTCGACATCGAAATCCCGGACGACGCCGCCGAGCACATCCAGACCGTTGGCGACGCCGTGAAGTTCATCACGGAAAAGACCGCCTAA